In a single window of the Biomphalaria glabrata chromosome 13, xgBioGlab47.1, whole genome shotgun sequence genome:
- the LOC106076309 gene encoding uncharacterized protein LOC106076309: MNNKVEDEKSSMTEKIILIIMLSLFSVVGSVGNGMVIFVFQRIRDKSTAQIFIITMAVIDLFTCMVIIPFTMVVEYTDFKIKYDFFCKLYHFFITSKVPLSAFIMVAIAFDRYFCICHPLKRIMTVRRVKVIIMFLSFLACTLGVITSLFYSVYHYVERIDTERIDSLLGTNFTAQSRANLDKLNVVKSRSDDGKGTSVENYYTERERIINAISEHNATFNGSFPMVFEVVDVGTCDPSAVIVGTALLEAYRPIHIAVWPVCLITVVILYMIIYRFMCLRRSKKLRQKLLMCSYVSRDGTYENTRLVSGEGDKKKTNCKKSNISTSSIVGSVPTSISGYEIGSSSIVLKTTSSCQNADLLPEPNSDFEKHGHNLLVETAPKNKISFSPIPIATAVTPTDHDDNTPILNNFYTQSGSNNNNDSLSGDRGQGGRRHSHLPEQKYHWHKNRDSMKRYKGKTKRRKSQHSFETEKLWEENRSANAKTALMLFTVTIVFVIAFVPAMLMAQRLVSFNLVVFYTYFIYNVANPFIYAFMNHIFKEYMRKMLTCKDASGTPKRAHLTVLAL, encoded by the coding sequence AGGATTCGTGATAAAAGTACTGCACAGATATTTATCATCACAATGGCAGTCATTGATCTGTTCACGTGTATGGTCATCATACCTTTCACCATGGTGGTGGAGTACACAGACTTTAAGATCAAGTATGACTTCTTCTGCAAGCTCTACCACTTCTTCATCACCTCCAAGGTGCCTCTCTCAGCTTTCATCATGGTGGCCATCGCCTTTGACCGCTACTTCTGCATCTGCCACCCATTAAAGAGAATCATGACAGTGAGGAGGGTGAAGGTCATTATAATGTTTCTCTCCTTCCTGGCCTGCACTCTTGGAGTAATCACATCCCTCTTTTACAGTGTTTATCACTACGTGGAGAGGATCGATACTGAGAGAATCGATTCTTTGCTTGGTACGAACTTTACGGCGCAGTCCAGGGCCAATCTGGACAAGCTGAATGTCGTCAAGAGCCGAAGCGACGACGGAAAGGGCACGAGCGTGGAAAACTACTACACGGAGAGGGAGAGAATCATCAACGCCATCTCCGAACACAACGCCACCTTCAACGGCTCATTCCCGATGGTGTTTGAGGTGGTCGACGTGGGGACGTGCGACCCGTCCGCCGTGATAGTAGGAACAGCATTACTCGAGGCCTATCGGCCTATCCACATCGCAGTCTGGCCTGTGTGCTTGATCACTGTGGTGATACTGTATATGATTATTTACAGGTTCATGTGCCTCAGACGCTCCAAGAAGCTTCGCCAGAAACTTCTCATGTGCTCTTACGTTAGTAGGGACGGGACGTACGAAAATACACGACTCGTTTCCGGAGAGGGGGACAAAAAGAAGACAAACTGTAAAAAGTCCAACATATCCACTTCTTCCATTGTAGGTTCAGTGCCTACCTCAATATCCGGCTACGAGATCGGGTCCAGCTCCATCGTTCTGAAAACCACGTCATCCTGTCAGAACGCTGATCTTCTCCCGGAACCAAATTCCGATTTTGAAAAACACGGTCACAATCTTCTGGTGGAAACTGCTCCTAAAAATAAGATCTCTTTTAGCCCCATTCCCATCGCTACGGCAGTCACCCCCACTGACCATGACGACAACACGCCGATCCTCAACAACTTTTACACACAGAGCGGCAGCAATAACAATAATGACTCTCTTTCAGGGGATAGGGGACAGGGCGGGCGCAGGCACAGCCACCTTCCGGAGCAGAAGTACCACTGGCACAAGAACCGGGACTCAATGAAGCGTTACAAAGGAAAGACCAAGCGGAGAAAGTCCCAGCACAGCTTCGAGACTGAGAAGCTCTGGGAGGAGAACCGCTCTGCCAACGCCAAGACCGCCTTGATGCTCTTCACCGTGACCATCGTCTTCGTGATTGCCTTCGTTCCCGCCATGCTGATGGCCCAGCGCCTTGTCAGCTTCAACCTTGTCGTCTTCTACACGTACTTCATCTACAACGTGGCCAACCCTTTCATCTACGCTTTCATGAATCATATTTTCAAAGAATACATGCGCAAAATGCTCACGTGCAAAGACGCTAGCGGAACGCCCAAGAGAGCTCACTTGACAGTGCTAGCGCTTTAA